The following proteins are co-located in the Tachysurus vachellii isolate PV-2020 chromosome 19, HZAU_Pvac_v1, whole genome shotgun sequence genome:
- the LOC132861999 gene encoding polymeric immunoglobulin receptor-like codes for MKILLLVILYLISGPVDCSDVIGYSGGSVFVFSDINWYKHNSKYICKVNEKDCTDIIRVDTKHHKVQEGRFLLYANIENFFLVLIRKLKPQDAGMYRFGLGDQSNLTVNLKIYNNTFSGLPKIINAYLGQNITITCNYPEEYERNTKYVNTVDDDININRILDTNTKFQNDRFSISDDRSAKVLSVNISDVRETDEVFYLFGVYYGDGSVRYNTYFTQVWLHVTELSTKISPTTTTIPTTTTDTDLMTSAALIETPSAVCFTSSVIIIIISVCVCVTLLLIGGCGLMIYKVRQKKTQDYTLSFKSKENKQLDPDYNTYSASGYENIKTSSM; via the exons ATGAAGATCCTCCTCCTCGTCATCCTCTACCTGATTTCAG gtccAGTAGACTGCTCTGATGTGATTGGTTACTCAGGTGGAAGTGTCTTTGTGTTCTCTGATATAAATTGGTACAAACACAATAGTAAATATATCTGCAAAGTGAATGAAAAAGACTGCACTGATATAATACGTGTTGACACCAAACACCACAAAGTTCAAGAAGGAAGATTCCTGTTGTATGCAAACATAGAAAACTTCTTCTTAGTATTGATCAGAAAGCTGAAGCCACAAGATGCTGGAATGTATAGATTTGGACTGGGGGATCAGAGCAACTTGACCGTAAACCTAAAAATTTATAATA ATACATTTTCTGGGTTGCCCAAAATAATAAACGCTTATCTTGGGCAGAATATTACCATCACCTGTAACTATCCAGAGGAGTATGAGAGAAACACCAAATATGTCAACACAGTGGATgatgacattaacattaatcgAATTCTTGATACTAACACAAAATTTCAGAACGACAGATTCTCTATTTCTGATGACAGAAGTGCTAAAGTTCTCAGTGTGAACATCAGCGACGTGAGAGAAACTgatgaagtattttatttatttggtgtgTATTATGGAGACGGATCAGTCAGATATAACACCTACTTTACACAGGTGTGGTTACATGTTACAG AACTGAGCACAAAAATTtccccaacaacaacaacaataccaacaacaacaacagacacCGACCTGATGACCTCAGCAGCACTGATAGAAACTCCATCTGCAGTGTGTTTCA CTTCCtctgttatcatcatcatcatcagtgtgtgtgtctgtgtgactctgCTGCTGATCGGAGGATGTGGGCTAATGATCTACAAAGTGAGACAGAAGAAAACACAAG ATTATACACTTTCATTCAAGAGTAAAGAGAATAAACAA cTTGACCCTGATTATAACACTTATTCTGCTTCTGGGTACGAAAACATTAAAACCAGCTCAATGTAA